In a genomic window of Alcanivorax sp.:
- a CDS encoding triacylglycerol lipase, translating into MLLSAISLPAHAGWFDWLFKDTYTETRYPIVLSHGLFGFDDIAGYNYWYRIPEELRRSGAEVYVTQVAAANSTEVRGEQLARQVEAIIAATGAEKVNLIGHSHGGPTVRYVASVYPDYVASATAVAGPHTGARMADVLLGVQEALPLAGDVLGSIVNAATGFLDLISGGGYEQDSLAALYSLSTQGSTEFNSHHPEGLPEDACGHAPEVADNGVRYYSWSGAKPLTNALDISDAGMGLLALLYLGEKNDGLVSSCSSHLGLVIRDDYRMNHLDEVNQIAGLVSPFETNPAAVFRQHANRLKNRGL; encoded by the coding sequence ATGCTGTTGTCAGCTATCAGCCTTCCCGCCCATGCGGGCTGGTTTGACTGGCTGTTCAAGGACACCTACACCGAAACCCGTTATCCCATCGTGTTGAGCCACGGCCTGTTCGGCTTTGACGACATTGCCGGCTACAACTACTGGTACCGGATTCCCGAGGAACTGCGCCGTAGCGGTGCCGAGGTATATGTCACCCAAGTGGCCGCCGCCAACAGCACGGAGGTGCGCGGCGAGCAGCTGGCCCGTCAGGTGGAAGCCATTATTGCAGCCACCGGTGCGGAAAAAGTGAACCTGATCGGCCACAGCCATGGCGGACCGACCGTTCGCTATGTAGCGTCGGTGTATCCGGACTATGTGGCATCAGCCACCGCCGTGGCCGGCCCCCACACCGGCGCCCGTATGGCCGATGTATTACTCGGGGTACAGGAAGCCCTGCCACTGGCCGGGGATGTCCTCGGCAGCATCGTCAATGCGGCAACCGGATTCCTGGACCTGATTTCCGGTGGCGGCTACGAGCAGGATTCGCTGGCAGCCCTTTATTCCCTGTCCACTCAGGGCAGCACCGAATTCAACAGCCATCACCCGGAAGGGTTGCCGGAAGACGCCTGTGGCCACGCGCCAGAAGTGGCAGATAACGGCGTGCGCTACTACTCCTGGTCCGGCGCCAAGCCACTGACCAATGCGCTGGATATCAGCGATGCCGGCATGGGCCTGCTCGCCCTGCTCTACCTGGGCGAAAAGAACGATGGCTTGGTGTCCAGCTGCTCCAGTCATCTGGGGCTGGTGATCCGCGATGACTATCGAATGAACCATCTGGATGAAGTTAACCAGATCGCAGGCCTGGTCAGCCCTTTCGAAACCAATCCTGCGGCGGTATTCCGCCAGCATGCCAACCGGCTTAAAAACCGGGGACTCTGA
- a CDS encoding TetR/AcrR family transcriptional regulator: protein MQPGSGQKKRRGRPAGKTGDTRERIIDAAREVYGEYGTYGTTVALILKQAQVSRPTFYKYFSSAVDVIDEIVRHCNEDVERLFVKVFEQPQKEFYDYLPMALSGYLNWGRSQGLLMEARFRELHDRSSPVSRYRDEHNQRIVAILHASMVKHGRTPPDDLALTSLVQGIEHLGYQFCMQAEHTEMPRYIEVMGRLCIAMLGNRHDWQEMMASPFFSRLLGLEES from the coding sequence ATGCAGCCTGGTTCAGGGCAAAAGAAACGGCGGGGAAGGCCTGCCGGAAAAACCGGGGACACCCGTGAACGCATTATTGATGCGGCCCGGGAGGTATACGGGGAGTATGGCACCTATGGCACTACAGTGGCGCTGATTCTCAAGCAGGCACAGGTGTCGCGGCCCACCTTCTATAAATATTTTTCCTCCGCCGTGGATGTGATCGACGAGATTGTTCGCCACTGCAACGAGGACGTGGAGCGGCTTTTCGTAAAAGTCTTCGAACAGCCACAAAAAGAATTCTATGACTATCTGCCCATGGCACTGAGCGGTTATCTGAACTGGGGCCGCTCGCAGGGATTGCTCATGGAGGCACGATTTCGTGAATTGCATGATCGCTCATCACCGGTTTCGCGGTATCGCGATGAACATAACCAGCGCATCGTTGCCATTCTGCATGCCAGCATGGTCAAACACGGTCGGACACCCCCGGATGATCTGGCGCTGACGTCTCTGGTACAGGGCATCGAGCATCTCGGTTATCAGTTTTGCATGCAGGCCGAACACACTGAGATGCCCCGTTATATTGAGGTCATGGGGCGTTTGTGTATCGCCATGCTGGGTAACCGACACGATTGGCAAGAGATGATGGCGTCACCCTTCTTCAGTCGTCTGCTGGGCCTGGAGGAAAGTTAG
- a CDS encoding lipase secretion chaperone: protein MEKRYLVGLVLLVLMAALLIWGLPGASEQDSSADTATDTAGTRVSEPARPGLADTAGYDHYRQRASELGPMPTSLSGTSVDGGLQVSATGDLLINPAIRQVFDYFLTALGEESLEDIQARLAGYLSDQLPPQAARQAWALYEQYMALRNAMEQLPEHDGSVTAMRAAISQRHDMQQAYLGPEVADAFYGLDMTYDRYMIERQALLEDDDLSPAEREQQLANLEQSLPQGMQQMLHDTRAPVKLEQRTQALREQGASEAEIRALREQTFGAQAAERFEALEQQRQEWDQRYGAYRQQREQLINSGLSHTDQQVALARLQQQLFEENELARVQALDRMHAQTP from the coding sequence ATGGAAAAACGCTATCTTGTGGGTTTAGTGCTGCTTGTATTAATGGCGGCATTACTGATCTGGGGCTTGCCGGGAGCATCTGAGCAGGACAGCTCGGCAGATACGGCAACGGACACCGCCGGCACCAGGGTGTCTGAGCCTGCACGTCCAGGACTGGCTGACACCGCTGGCTACGATCATTATCGCCAGCGGGCCAGCGAATTGGGTCCGATGCCGACCTCCTTGAGCGGCACTAGTGTGGACGGAGGCCTGCAGGTCTCTGCCACTGGTGATCTGCTGATCAATCCGGCTATTCGCCAGGTGTTTGATTATTTTCTGACGGCGCTGGGTGAAGAATCCCTGGAGGATATTCAGGCCCGTCTGGCGGGGTATCTGTCAGACCAATTGCCTCCGCAGGCTGCGCGACAGGCCTGGGCGCTTTACGAGCAATACATGGCCCTGCGCAACGCCATGGAGCAATTGCCGGAACACGATGGCAGCGTCACGGCCATGCGTGCGGCCATTAGCCAGCGCCATGATATGCAGCAGGCCTATCTGGGGCCGGAAGTGGCTGATGCCTTCTACGGGCTGGACATGACCTACGACCGTTACATGATCGAACGGCAGGCATTACTTGAGGATGACGACCTGTCGCCTGCCGAGCGCGAGCAACAGCTGGCCAACCTTGAGCAGAGTTTGCCCCAGGGCATGCAGCAGATGCTTCATGACACCCGCGCGCCAGTAAAACTGGAACAGCGTACCCAGGCACTGCGAGAGCAGGGTGCCAGTGAGGCGGAGATCAGGGCATTACGGGAACAGACTTTCGGGGCCCAGGCCGCGGAGCGCTTCGAGGCGTTGGAGCAGCAACGGCAAGAATGGGATCAGCGCTACGGGGCGTATCGTCAGCAACGCGAGCAGCTGATCAACAGTGGCCTGTCACACACGGATCAACAGGTGGCTCTGGCCCGGCTGCAGCAACAGCTGTTTGAAGAGAACGAGTTGGCCCGGGTGCAGGCCCTGGACCGGATGCATGCCCAGACACCCTGA
- a CDS encoding outer membrane beta-barrel protein, protein MKRFGQALTGLTLLSLVPLASAGGIYIGGGLYNASVDEKIDNVDFDDDDTTGALFLGWRPIELIGAEVGYYDFGEQEADNGTKIEGGAVTLAGLLSFELGPVGLYGKAGVADTDFDIRNAAGDDDDSSTDAFGGVGATVDLLDKLYFYGEFVHFDNDAGVDMVGAGLRYHF, encoded by the coding sequence ATGAAACGCTTTGGACAAGCACTCACCGGCCTGACCTTGTTGTCACTGGTGCCGCTCGCCAGTGCCGGCGGGATATATATCGGTGGCGGTCTTTACAACGCCTCCGTGGATGAAAAGATCGACAACGTGGATTTTGACGACGACGACACCACCGGCGCCCTGTTTCTTGGCTGGCGTCCCATCGAACTGATCGGCGCGGAAGTGGGCTACTATGATTTCGGTGAACAGGAAGCGGACAACGGCACCAAAATCGAAGGTGGCGCTGTCACCCTGGCGGGGCTGCTGAGTTTCGAACTGGGTCCGGTGGGCCTGTACGGCAAGGCCGGGGTAGCGGATACGGACTTCGATATCCGCAATGCCGCCGGAGACGATGACGACTCATCCACGGATGCCTTCGGCGGGGTCGGTGCCACCGTGGACCTGCTCGACAAGCTGTACTTTTATGGTGAGTTCGTGCATTTCGATAACGATGCGGGCGTAGACATGGTCGGCGCAGGTTTGCGTTACCACTTCTAG
- a CDS encoding HAD family hydrolase, which translates to MKIPDSAALSSIQGLIFDLDGTLVDSRLDFTAIRRELACPDGVGVLEYIASLPEQARQAAEQIVLEHERRGAERAEWMPGARDCLQYCERRNLPTAILTRNAREVADLTLSRLGIRVDMLLAREDCPPKPAPDGLLHIANAWGLPPGNVVYVGDFIYDLQAARRAEMISCFYDPQKTGKYQAETDWHLTGFDQLTEVLATT; encoded by the coding sequence ATGAAAATACCTGACTCTGCGGCCCTGTCATCGATACAGGGACTGATCTTCGATCTGGATGGCACCCTGGTGGATTCGCGTCTGGACTTTACCGCCATCCGCCGCGAACTGGCCTGCCCGGATGGGGTGGGTGTGCTGGAATATATTGCGTCACTGCCTGAACAGGCGCGCCAGGCTGCGGAGCAGATTGTTCTGGAACATGAACGTCGCGGCGCCGAGCGGGCGGAATGGATGCCTGGTGCCCGCGACTGCCTTCAGTATTGCGAACGCCGTAACCTGCCCACCGCCATTCTTACCCGTAATGCCCGGGAAGTGGCGGACCTGACCCTGTCCCGTCTGGGCATCCGGGTGGACATGTTGCTGGCGCGAGAGGATTGCCCGCCAAAGCCGGCGCCGGATGGTCTGCTGCATATCGCCAACGCCTGGGGCCTGCCTCCTGGCAACGTGGTCTACGTGGGAGACTTCATCTATGACCTGCAGGCCGCCCGTCGGGCTGAAATGATCAGCTGTTTCTACGATCCTCAAAAAACCGGCAAGTATCAGGCAGAAACGGACTGGCACCTTACCGGTTTCGACCAGCTTACTGAGGTGCTTGCGACGACTTGA
- a CDS encoding alanine:cation symporter family protein produces MLGPVIDTLIVCTCTALVILISGVWQSGESNGVTLTANAFSDLFPHGGGIILAVLVSLLSLSTVFTFWYYGSKCLGFLIGAKYQHHYIWWYLVLVVLGAVASLKLVVSLIDSMYALMAIPTMTSALLLAPKVNQAARRYLKSSQAPQ; encoded by the coding sequence ATGCTGGGGCCGGTAATCGATACGCTGATCGTGTGCACCTGCACCGCCCTGGTGATTCTGATCAGCGGCGTCTGGCAAAGCGGTGAAAGCAACGGTGTTACCCTCACCGCCAACGCCTTCAGCGACCTCTTTCCCCACGGTGGCGGGATCATTCTGGCGGTGCTGGTCTCTCTGCTGAGCCTGAGTACTGTCTTTACTTTCTGGTACTACGGCAGCAAATGCCTGGGCTTTCTGATCGGCGCAAAATACCAGCACCATTACATCTGGTGGTATCTGGTACTGGTGGTACTGGGCGCGGTGGCATCGCTGAAACTGGTGGTTAGCCTGATCGACTCCATGTACGCGCTGATGGCGATCCCGACCATGACCTCTGCCCTGCTGCTGGCACCGAAGGTGAATCAGGCAGCGCGACGTTACCTCAAGTCGTCGCAAGCACCTCAGTAA
- a CDS encoding lipase secretion chaperone → MKILTYDRYMIERQALLEDDDLSPAEREQQLANLEQSLPQGMQQMLHDTRAPVKLEQRTQALREQGASEAEIRALREQTFGAQAAERFEALEQQRQEWDQRYGAYRQQREQLINSGLSHTDQQVALARLQQQLFEENELARVQALDRMHAQTP, encoded by the coding sequence ATGAAAATACTGACCTACGACCGTTACATGATCGAACGGCAGGCATTACTTGAGGATGACGACCTGTCGCCTGCCGAGCGCGAGCAACAGCTGGCCAACCTTGAGCAGAGTTTGCCCCAGGGCATGCAGCAGATGCTTCATGACACCCGCGCGCCAGTAAAACTGGAACAGCGTACCCAGGCACTGCGAGAGCAGGGTGCCAGTGAGGCGGAGATCAGGGCATTACGGGAACAGACTTTCGGGGCCCAGGCCGCGGAGCGCTTCGAGGCGTTGGAGCAGCAACGGCAAGAATGGGATCAGCGCTACGGGGCGTATCGTCAGCAACGCGAGCAGCTGATCAACAGTGGCCTGTCACACACGGATCAACAGGTGGCTCTGGCCCGGCTGCAGCAACAGCTGTTTGAAGAGAACGAGTTGGCCCGGGTGCAGGCCCTGGACCGGATGCATGCCCAGACACCCTGA
- a CDS encoding outer membrane beta-barrel protein, with protein MILAFYTTGALFLGWRPIELIGAEVGYYDFGEQEADNGTKIEGGAVTLAGLLSFELGPVGLYGKAGVADTDFDIRNAAGDDDDSSTDAFGGVGATVDLLDKLYFYGEFVHFDNDAGVDMVGAGLRYHF; from the coding sequence GTGATACTGGCATTCTACACCACCGGCGCCCTGTTTCTTGGCTGGCGTCCCATCGAACTGATCGGCGCGGAAGTGGGCTACTATGATTTCGGTGAACAGGAAGCGGACAACGGCACCAAAATCGAAGGTGGCGCTGTCACCCTGGCGGGGCTGCTGAGTTTCGAACTGGGTCCGGTGGGCCTGTACGGCAAGGCCGGGGTAGCGGATACGGACTTCGATATCCGCAATGCCGCCGGAGACGATGACGACTCATCCACGGATGCCTTCGGCGGGGTCGGTGCCACCGTGGACCTGCTCGACAAGCTGTACTTTTATGGTGAGTTCGTGCATTTCGATAACGATGCGGGCGTAGACATGGTCGGCGCAGGTTTGCGTTACCACTTCTAG
- a CDS encoding HAD family hydrolase, with amino-acid sequence MKIPDSAALSSIQGLIFDLDGTLVDSRLDFTAIRRELACPDGVGVLEYIASLPEQARQAAEQIVLEHERRGAERAEWMPGARDCLQYCERRNLPTAILTRNAREVADLTLSRLGIRVDMLLAREDCPPKPAPDGLLHIANAWGLPPGNVVYVGDFIYDLQAARRAEMISCFYDPQKTGKYQAETTGFDQLTEVLATT; translated from the coding sequence ATGAAAATACCTGACTCTGCGGCCCTGTCATCGATACAGGGACTGATCTTCGATCTGGATGGCACCCTGGTGGATTCGCGTCTGGACTTTACCGCCATCCGCCGCGAACTGGCCTGCCCGGATGGGGTGGGTGTGCTGGAATATATTGCGTCACTGCCTGAACAGGCGCGCCAGGCTGCGGAGCAGATTGTTCTGGAACATGAACGTCGCGGCGCCGAGCGGGCGGAATGGATGCCTGGTGCCCGCGACTGCCTTCAGTATTGCGAACGCCGTAACCTGCCCACCGCCATTCTTACCCGTAATGCCCGGGAAGTGGCGGACCTGACCCTGTCCCGTCTGGGCATCCGGGTGGACATGTTGCTGGCGCGAGAGGATTGCCCGCCAAAGCCGGCGCCGGATGGTCTGCTGCATATCGCCAACGCCTGGGGCCTGCCTCCTGGCAACGTGGTCTACGTGGGAGACTTCATCTATGACCTGCAGGCCGCCCGTCGGGCTGAAATGATCAGCTGTTTCTACGATCCTCAAAAAACCGGCAAGTATCAGGCAGAAACGACCGGTTTCGACCAGCTTACTGAGGTGCTTGCGACGACTTGA
- a CDS encoding alanine/glycine:cation symporter family protein, producing MDTIKQLETAMGQVVGFLWGPPLVVLLVGGGLFFLLYSRLLPYRYLPQSVRLLWRKPDHDDPGQLSHFQALSTALSGTLGMGNVSGVAIAIAMGGPGAIFWMWISALVGIATKFYTCTLAVMFRGQDSEGQWQGGPMYVVREGLGKKWLPLAYFFAVAGLLGTMPIFQINQLVQVLRDTLAIPAGLASDDAHFTFDLMVGLGLALVVMVVALGKLPRLGRVTGMLVPTMVAGYLLLTAVVLISHAGEIPAAFVMIFEDAFSGNAVAGGVVGTVIITGIRRAAFSNEAGIGTEAMAHGAAQTKEPIREGMVAMLGPVIDTLIVCTCTALVILISGVWQSGESNGVTLTANAFSDLFPHGGGIILAVLVSLLSLSTVFTFWYYGSKCLGFLIGAKYQHHYIWWYLVLVVLGAVASLKLVVSLIDSMYALMAIPTMTSALLLAPKVNQAARRYLKSSQAPQ from the coding sequence ATGGATACGATTAAACAACTCGAAACGGCCATGGGTCAGGTTGTCGGTTTTCTCTGGGGGCCACCGCTGGTAGTCCTGCTGGTGGGCGGCGGTCTGTTCTTCCTGCTTTATTCCCGCCTGCTACCCTACCGCTACCTGCCGCAAAGCGTGCGCCTGCTGTGGCGTAAACCGGACCACGATGATCCCGGGCAACTTTCCCATTTCCAGGCACTGAGCACCGCCCTGTCCGGCACTCTGGGCATGGGCAATGTGTCCGGGGTGGCCATTGCCATCGCCATGGGCGGACCCGGCGCGATTTTCTGGATGTGGATCAGCGCCCTTGTCGGTATCGCCACCAAGTTCTATACCTGCACCCTGGCGGTAATGTTCCGCGGCCAGGACAGCGAGGGCCAGTGGCAAGGTGGCCCCATGTATGTGGTGCGCGAAGGGCTGGGGAAAAAGTGGCTGCCGCTGGCCTATTTCTTTGCCGTGGCAGGGCTGCTGGGCACTATGCCGATCTTCCAGATCAACCAACTGGTACAGGTGCTGCGCGACACCCTGGCGATTCCCGCCGGCCTGGCCAGCGATGATGCCCACTTCACGTTTGACCTGATGGTTGGCCTGGGGCTCGCGCTGGTGGTGATGGTGGTGGCGCTGGGCAAACTGCCCCGGCTGGGCCGGGTTACCGGCATGCTGGTACCGACCATGGTGGCGGGCTATCTGCTGCTTACCGCTGTGGTGCTGATCAGCCATGCAGGCGAAATCCCCGCCGCTTTTGTAATGATTTTCGAGGACGCTTTCAGCGGCAATGCCGTGGCCGGCGGCGTGGTAGGCACCGTGATTATTACCGGCATCCGCCGGGCCGCGTTTTCCAACGAAGCCGGCATCGGTACCGAAGCCATGGCCCATGGCGCCGCCCAGACCAAGGAGCCTATCCGTGAAGGTATGGTGGCCATGCTGGGGCCGGTAATCGATACGCTGATCGTGTGCACCTGCACCGCCCTGGTGATTCTGATCAGCGGCGTCTGGCAAAGCGGTGAAAGCAACGGTGTTACCCTCACCGCCAACGCCTTCAGCGACCTCTTTCCCCACGGTGGCGGGATCATTCTGGCGGTGCTGGTCTCTCTGCTGAGCCTGAGTACTGTCTTTACTTTCTGGTACTACGGCAGCAAATGCCTGGGCTTTCTGATCGGCGCAAAATACCAGCACCATTACATCTGGTGGTATCTGGTACTGGTGGTACTGGGCGCGGTGGCATCGCTGAAACTGGTGGTTAGCCTGATCGACTCCATGTACGCGCTGATGGCGATCCCGACCATGACCTCTGCCCTGCTGCTGGCACCGAAGGTGAATCAGGCAGCGCGACGTTACCTCAAGTCGTCGCAAGCACCTCAGTAA
- a CDS encoding SLC13 family permease — MRFLLIAMAVVAAVMAYHLPADPKIGAGLALFVLIGLLWLSEAIPLTFTALLVPVLGVGLGLADLDRALAGFAHPVVALFLGGFALAAALGEHGIDRWLAQRLLTLAGGRALPAALLLAVTTALLSMWISNTATTAMLLPIALGLSAPLADSHPRYRIFLLLALAWSANIGGMATLVGSPPNAIAAAALGWSFNDWLAVGIPAFLLLFPLALLVLFYTTRPEANLPRVDVKTILPFPTTPGAIMTLAIFLLTVGLWVFGAPLGDRLGIETSFDSWVACMAIVLLGISRCVSWQHIEAHANWGVLLLFGGGITLSMLLQSSGTSAWLADGISQVLPGGQPWLVYLVIASFVIFLTELASNTASAALLVPLLMPVASSVGADPVTVALLVAFAASCAFMLPVATPPNAMVYGSGHVPQRTMIRAGIVLNLIAAGALGGLLPLLQ; from the coding sequence ATGCGATTCCTGCTGATTGCCATGGCCGTTGTGGCCGCTGTAATGGCATACCATCTGCCTGCTGACCCCAAAATCGGAGCCGGGTTGGCCCTGTTTGTGCTGATCGGCCTGCTGTGGCTCAGTGAAGCCATTCCGCTCACGTTTACCGCGCTGCTGGTGCCGGTGCTTGGCGTGGGTCTGGGATTGGCGGACCTGGATCGCGCGCTGGCCGGCTTTGCCCATCCCGTCGTGGCACTGTTTCTGGGAGGCTTTGCCCTGGCGGCGGCGCTGGGTGAGCACGGTATTGATCGTTGGCTGGCGCAACGATTGCTCACCCTTGCCGGGGGCAGGGCGTTGCCAGCGGCGTTATTGCTGGCGGTGACCACAGCACTGCTGTCCATGTGGATCAGCAATACGGCTACCACTGCCATGCTGTTACCCATCGCCCTGGGTTTGTCTGCCCCCCTGGCCGACAGTCATCCCCGTTACCGGATATTTCTGCTGCTGGCCCTGGCCTGGTCCGCCAATATCGGCGGCATGGCCACCCTGGTGGGCAGTCCCCCCAATGCCATTGCGGCAGCGGCGCTGGGTTGGTCATTCAACGACTGGCTGGCTGTGGGTATCCCGGCGTTTCTGTTGCTGTTTCCGCTGGCCCTGCTGGTGCTGTTTTACACCACCCGCCCGGAAGCCAATCTGCCAAGAGTGGATGTGAAAACCATCCTGCCTTTCCCGACCACCCCCGGCGCGATAATGACGCTGGCAATTTTTCTGCTGACGGTGGGGTTGTGGGTTTTCGGTGCACCGCTGGGGGACAGGTTGGGCATTGAAACATCCTTTGATAGCTGGGTGGCCTGCATGGCCATTGTCCTGCTGGGGATTAGCCGTTGCGTGAGCTGGCAGCATATTGAAGCGCATGCGAACTGGGGCGTATTGCTGTTGTTTGGAGGCGGGATCACGCTGTCCATGCTGCTGCAGAGTTCCGGTACCAGTGCCTGGCTGGCAGACGGTATCAGTCAGGTGCTACCTGGTGGTCAGCCCTGGCTGGTGTATCTGGTTATCGCATCCTTCGTGATCTTTCTCACCGAGCTGGCCAGCAATACCGCCAGTGCCGCCCTGCTGGTGCCGCTGCTGATGCCGGTGGCCTCTTCGGTGGGCGCCGACCCGGTCACTGTTGCCCTGCTGGTAGCGTTTGCCGCCAGTTGCGCCTTCATGCTACCCGTGGCCACACCGCCCAATGCCATGGTCTACGGCAGCGGACATGTCCCACAGAGGACCATGATTCGTGCCGGTATCGTACTGAATCTGATCGCCGCCGGGGCGCTTGGCGGGTTGTTGCCTTTGCTGCAATAA
- a CDS encoding TraB/GumN family protein produces the protein MIRRFAVLVVVLSLAPWLQADPVWEVSKDGKRIRLGATVHFLRPTDLPPPAAMQQAFEQAGQVYLESNLSESATPAFSRRLTQMMMQPSGRTLKDDLSAPVWRQLQDYSAQANFPLVTYQGFKPAMVSMAMTVHELGRQGFGRGVDEFYFTRANQQGKTLGFLESSDTLLSFMAQLNEEDSDALIESSLEGIEHMDGMMEEAISAWRKGDMDALYTLLGADEMETEYPGIYRNLIIERNRQWYPKIQQAMTKGTPNLVLVGALHLGGPDSLRVMFKDAGYQVEPFNAGSE, from the coding sequence ATGATTCGACGGTTTGCGGTGCTGGTGGTTGTGCTGTCTCTGGCGCCCTGGCTTCAGGCGGATCCGGTCTGGGAAGTCAGCAAGGATGGCAAACGTATCCGGCTGGGGGCCACCGTGCATTTCCTGCGTCCGACGGATCTGCCGCCACCGGCCGCCATGCAGCAGGCCTTTGAGCAGGCGGGGCAGGTGTATCTGGAATCCAATTTGTCCGAGTCGGCCACGCCGGCGTTTTCCCGGCGACTGACGCAGATGATGATGCAGCCGTCCGGGCGCACCCTGAAAGATGATCTGTCGGCTCCGGTCTGGCGGCAATTGCAGGATTACTCCGCCCAGGCCAATTTTCCGCTGGTCACCTATCAGGGCTTCAAGCCGGCCATGGTCTCCATGGCCATGACCGTCCATGAGTTGGGCCGCCAGGGCTTTGGCCGGGGGGTGGACGAATTTTATTTCACCCGGGCCAACCAGCAGGGCAAGACACTGGGTTTTCTGGAATCCAGCGATACCCTGCTGTCCTTCATGGCGCAGCTTAATGAAGAGGACAGCGACGCCCTGATCGAGTCCTCCCTGGAAGGCATCGAGCACATGGATGGCATGATGGAAGAGGCAATCAGCGCCTGGCGAAAAGGCGATATGGATGCCCTCTACACCTTGCTGGGTGCCGATGAAATGGAGACCGAATACCCAGGTATCTACCGGAACCTGATTATCGAGCGTAATCGCCAGTGGTATCCAAAAATCCAGCAGGCCATGACCAAAGGCACACCGAACCTGGTGCTGGTCGGGGCCCTGCATCTGGGTGGTCCGGACAGCCTGCGGGTGATGTTCAAGGATGCGGGCTACCAGGTGGAGCCTTTCAACGCCGGTTCCGAGTAG
- the zigA gene encoding zinc metallochaperone GTPase ZigA produces the protein MTTQQAAPARQLPVTVLSGFLGAGKTTVLNHILNNRAGLRVAVIVNDMSEINIDAALVSNEVSLNRAEEKLVEMSNGCICCTLREDLLLEVTRLSRERRFDYLVIESTGISEPLPVAETFTFEDENGDSLSTVARLDTMVTVVDAVNFLRDYRSARTLQEEGESLGEEDQRNVVDLLVEQVEFCDVLLISKTDLVSDAELDTLTATLRLLNPEARIIPIKHGMVPLDAVLDTGLFDFEKAQQAPGWLKEMRGEHLPESEEYGISSFSYEARRPFHPQRFWDFLQQPWPYGTLLRSKGFFWLASRPQFAGNWSQAGEIAHHGPAGLFWKTVPDQHWPTDPEYRAMIMEKWQEPFGDMRQELVFIGHNLQPEATRNALDACLLTEEEMLAGKELWQQLDDPFPQWEMAG, from the coding sequence ATGACTACCCAGCAAGCTGCTCCCGCGCGCCAGCTACCCGTTACCGTGTTGTCGGGTTTTCTTGGCGCGGGGAAAACCACCGTCCTCAATCATATTCTCAACAACCGTGCCGGCCTGCGGGTGGCAGTGATCGTCAACGACATGAGCGAGATCAATATCGATGCGGCGCTGGTCAGCAATGAGGTGTCACTGAACCGCGCCGAAGAAAAGCTGGTGGAAATGAGCAACGGCTGCATCTGCTGCACGCTCCGCGAAGACCTGTTGCTGGAAGTGACCCGGCTGTCCCGTGAAAGGCGCTTTGATTATCTGGTGATCGAGTCCACCGGCATTTCCGAGCCACTACCGGTGGCGGAAACGTTCACCTTCGAAGACGAAAACGGCGACAGCCTGTCCACGGTAGCGCGGCTGGATACCATGGTCACCGTGGTGGATGCGGTGAATTTCCTGCGCGACTACCGCAGTGCCCGCACCCTGCAGGAAGAGGGCGAAAGCCTGGGTGAGGAGGATCAGCGCAACGTGGTGGACCTGCTGGTGGAGCAGGTGGAATTCTGCGATGTGTTGCTGATCAGTAAAACCGACCTGGTCAGCGATGCCGAGCTGGACACGCTCACCGCCACCTTGCGGCTGCTCAATCCGGAAGCACGCATTATCCCCATCAAGCACGGCATGGTTCCCCTGGACGCAGTGCTGGATACCGGCCTGTTCGACTTTGAAAAAGCCCAGCAGGCGCCGGGCTGGCTCAAGGAAATGCGTGGCGAACACTTGCCGGAAAGCGAGGAATACGGCATCAGCAGTTTCAGCTATGAAGCCCGCCGCCCCTTCCATCCGCAGCGGTTCTGGGACTTTCTGCAACAGCCCTGGCCCTACGGCACGCTGCTGCGCTCCAAGGGGTTCTTCTGGTTGGCCAGTCGCCCGCAATTTGCCGGTAACTGGAGCCAGGCCGGGGAGATTGCCCACCATGGTCCCGCCGGCCTATTCTGGAAAACCGTACCGGACCAGCACTGGCCCACGGACCCGGAATACCGCGCCATGATCATGGAAAAGTGGCAGGAACCCTTCGGCGACATGCGCCAGGAACTGGTCTTCATCGGCCACAACCTGCAACCGGAAGCCACCCGCAATGCGCTGGATGCCTGTCTGCTCACGGAAGAGGAGATGCTCGCCGGCAAGGAATTATGGCAGCAACTTGACGACCCGTTCCCACAATGGGAGATGGCCGGATGA